The genomic stretch GCCAGAGCGTTTGCAAAATAAAATCTTAGCCTGAGGCGAGTATATTCTCTAAAGCCATTTTTAACTGAGGATAAGCAAACTCAAATCCTTCAGTTTGTAAGGCTGCGGGTTTGACGTACTGACCATTTAAGATCAATTGAGACTGTTCGCCCAACAAACAGCGAAAAACAGTGCTTGGTGCTGACAACAATGGTTTCTTATTCAAAACCTCTGCTGCTTGTTCAACAAAAGCTTTTTGAGTCACATTTTCTGGCGCTACCACATTGTGAATTTGAGCAGATTGAGGATGTTTAAATATAAACTCAATTGCGTTTAATACGTCTTCAATATGTACCCAAACCACAGGCTGACGACCATGACCAATTTGACCAACTAAATTGAGTCGAATCGGAAGTAACATTTTAGGCAAGATGCCACCGCCCTGCCCAAACACAACGCCTAAGCGAATAATTTTAGTATTTTGCTGAGCGTCTGCTAAAGCTGCTCGCTCCCACTCTTGGCAAAGCTCGGACATAAAAATAGGCTGTGGCGGGCTTTGTTCAGTACACACTTCTGCCCACTTTTCTTGATCATCTATTCCGTAATAACCAATTGCAGAACCAGACACAATTACTTCCGGAAAAATTTCAGACTGCTTGAGCCATGCATACAGTTTTCGGGTCGTATTTACACGGCTTTCAATGAGCTGTTTTTTATGTGACTCGGTCCAGCGTTTCTCGCCAATATTTGCACCCGCCAAATTCACCACATAATCAATTTGCCGTGTCGAAATATCTTCAAACTTTTGTATCCACTGCAAGGCAGGATGGTCAGATGTCTTTCCAGCCTGCCGTGTCGCCGCAATCACGTTATAATTTTTTTGCAGCAGGAACCTAATTAAATGCGTTCCAATAAAGCCACTGGCACCCGTAATTAATACATTCTTATTCATATTTCCTCCTAAGCTGAGGATTCAAGTTTTATTTAATTGTATAAGACTCATTTATATTTAAACGTATGAGTTTTCATAGTGATCTATTGCACATTAAACATTTTGTCAGCCATTCGCTGTGCTTGTTTGCCATAAAACCAATAGGTAATTAAATAAAGTGGAATAGCTAACATTAAAAGCATGATCACCATAATACTTAAGAACTGAGGTTGTTTGAGGTAAAGCATAAAGTTTTGCAAAATCTCAGGGTCTTTTCTTGAAAATAAAAACAGACCAAATAAAACACCACACAAGTTATAGCCCCAAAAAATTAGGGTAAAACCCAAAGTAAATTTCTTTTTTTCTGGTACAGTCGGGGCACGGCGTTCTTTCTTTAAAAATTTAAATAAGACAAAAATCATTGCGCCTAAATATGGAACGGCTGTTAAAATACCACCTACACTCGCTGGTAATAGTGCTGCAACAACACCTACAATTAAGGTGAGCACAATGCATAAACCAAAAAACCAGAGAAAGTAAGAACGTAATTTGGTCATATTTTTGCCTAATTTATGAGTTCAAAAAATAATTATAAATTTTTTTCGATTTTTTTTCATTTTTCTGTCAACCAATCCTGATCTCTTGACGTTATATAGGGTAACAAGGTCGCAGCAACCGAATACTTCCTTTGCACGGCATCCGCAAAATTGTTTCGGTGACCTTTCATTACGACTCTTTCCTTCCTTCGGATTAGGTTTTGTTAGCAGCCGAAACCCTTGATGAAGTTTTTGACCGACGATTCTCTCATCACTCGAATCGTCGGTTTTTATTTTCTAGCACTTTCATTTATTTTACGCTCCCCATACACAATAGTGCTTTCGTGCCTATAAAGGCTATGCGTATACTTTTTACACCATAAAAATATGATTTAAATAATATGAACAACATTGCCTATTTTGAAATCCAGTCTTCAAACCCTGCCCGTGATGCGCAGTTTTATCAAACTGTGTTTGGCTGGCAATTTAAACTCGATGAAAACTTACCGATTGAATATTATCGCATAGAGACACCTTCAACTATGGGGGGACTATTAAAACGCCCAGCCCAAACGCCTCCGATGGAATATGGCACCAATGCATTTACCTGTTCGGTTCAGGTGGAAAACTTTGATGAAGTGGCTGCAAAAATTTTAGCGCAAGGTGGTATTGTCGCGATGGATAAATTCGCTATTCCGGGCCGTGCTTGGCATGGTTACTTTGTCGATTTAGACCACAACGTTTTTGGTATTTTCCAAGTCGATGAAAATGCAGCTTAAAGATTTTATTTAGCCTATTTATTTTAATTTATAGCCACCGCTTTTATCGGTGGCTATTTCATATGAATTATTCAGCAAAGCTAAAGCTGGCTTCACATGTAATTGGAAAATTCACCGAATTGGCAATCATACATTCGTGATGTGCTTCTTCGTGCAGTTTTGCAGCAAGTTCTTGATCGGCACCTTTTTCCAAAACAATCTCTGGTCTTAAAATAATTTGGGTGAAGTGACCACGTTTAACTGGATCTGCATCTTCCATAAAGCCAAGTGCTTTGTCGACATAACTCAACACATGAATATGATTGACTGCACATAGGTGCAAATACCAAAGCTTATGACAAGCTGAAGCTGATGCAACCAATAAATCTTCAGGGTTCCACCTGGTCACATCGCCTAAATAGGCAGGGTCTGATGAACCTTGAATGGTGGTCTTTTGAGGATGTTGAATACTAAAATCGCGTTTATAAGAACGATAAGATGAAGTACCTGTACCCGTATTGCCTTCCCACTGTATTTTTACTTCATATTTATGAATAGCCATTTTATTCTCAAAGTTCATGGTTTGACCTGATAGTAACAAAGCAGAGCTTAAGGAGACAAAATAATTCAGATTTCATTGCTGGCTTAAATAACGAGCACTTTAAAATGTCTTGATAAAATCTCCTGCCAATTTATGCTAACGTATCTGTGTTTATTTTGGCTTGATGTCTGTTTCTATGTCCGTACATTTTCTACATACTTCTGACTGGCATTTGGGGCAGTTTTTTTATAATCACTCACGACACTACGAACACCAACAATTTTTAAGCTGGTTGCTCACTCAAATTCAAGAAAAACAACCGCATGCCCTGCTTATTGCGGGTGATATTTTTGATGTTATTAACCCAGGTTCTCAAGCACAAAAACAGCTCTACCAATTTTTAGCAGATGCCCATCGTATTGCACCGCACATGCAAACGCTCATGATTGCGGGTAACCATGACTCAGGCTACCGTATTGAACAGGTCGAACCACTCTTAGAAAAATACAACGCAAAAACCGTGGGCGTGGTTCGCTGGAATGAAGATAAAACCCTAGATCTCGATCGACTACTTTTACCTATTTATAATCAAAATCAAGAGATAGTAGCATGGTGCCTTGCCCTACCTTTTTTACGCTCGGCCGAAATTACGGGCTTTAATGAACATACCACTAACAGCAAAAATGCGATTACCTATTTGCACCAGCAACTCATTGCTGAAGCCAAACGTCGCAAGACACCAGACCAAGCGCTTATTTTGATGTCGCATGCGCATATGCAAGGTGGGGAAACATCTGACTCTGAGCGCCCAATTATTATTGGTAACGAAGAGGCACTTTCGACGACTTTATTTGAAGATGCGGTCGACTATGTTGCTTTAGGACATCTACATAAACCACAAAAAGTAGGCCAGCCGCACATTCGTTATAGCGGTTCACCCATTCCACTTTCTTTTAGCGAAATTAACTATAAGCACCAAGTGGTTGAGGTCAAAATCGACCCGAGTCAGGAGGCAGACTGTCGTTTGCAATTTGAAGCTGTCGAAATTCCGCGTTGCATACAATTGCACCGCATTCGTGGTGAATTAAACGAAGTGCTGCAACAACTCAAAGCCTTGCCTCATGGCGTGATTGAAAATATTGACCACCGTGAATATGTGGATATTGAATATTATAGTTTAACGCCGCCACAGCCCAATTTACGTCAGCAGTTTGAAGCGGCTCTACCGCCTGACCGCTACCGTTTAGTGCGTATTTCACGTCAATATGTGAATAAAGACACCACCGATTCAAATGCCACTCAGCAAATCGCTCTTGAACCGCCGACACCAGAAAAACTCTTTCAAAATATTTGGGAAAAACAAGGTTACAGCGCCGATGATACGGTCTTAAAAGATTTTTTGAGTCTGGTACAAGAAGCACAAAAAAATCTTGAAAATGATGCAACACCTTAAGGATATGTCATGAAAATTTTATCCATTCGAATAAAAAATCTGGCATCTCTTTCTGATGAGCATTTTATTGATTTTGAAAGTGCGCCCCTCGCCCATGCAGGTCTCATTGCGATCGTGGGAAAAACAGGCGCAGGTAAGTCAACCATTTTAGATGCCATGTGCCTAGCTTTGTTTAATCGGGTTCCACGCCTGAAAGACAGTGACGGTAAATTAAAAGATGTTGATGGTTCTGAGTTACTCACTAACTCACCTTTAACTGTCTTACGCCGTGGTACAGGACATGGTTTTGCTGAGCTTTGCTTTATTGCGCAAGATCAAAAGCGCTATTCGACACGCTGGGAAATTAAGCGGGCACGTGAAAACCCAAATGGTAAATTACAAAGCGTACAACGCCATTTAAAATGCCTGACCGATGGCGTGGTACTTGCAGACAAAGCCAAAGCGGTTGATGAAAAAGTTAAACAAATTACCCAGCTTTCTTTTGAACAGTTTACTCGTGCTGTACTACTTGCTCAGTCAGAAGTGACCGCGTTTTTAAAAGCACGAGACAGCGAACGTGGAGAGTTACTCGAGTACCTGACCAACTCCAGCATTTTCGCCAAAATT from Acinetobacter pittii encodes the following:
- the yfcH gene encoding TIGR01777 family oxidoreductase, yielding MNKNVLITGASGFIGTHLIRFLLQKNYNVIAATRQAGKTSDHPALQWIQKFEDISTRQIDYVVNLAGANIGEKRWTESHKKQLIESRVNTTRKLYAWLKQSEIFPEVIVSGSAIGYYGIDDQEKWAEVCTEQSPPQPIFMSELCQEWERAALADAQQNTKIIRLGVVFGQGGGILPKMLLPIRLNLVGQIGHGRQPVVWVHIEDVLNAIEFIFKHPQSAQIHNVVAPENVTQKAFVEQAAEVLNKKPLLSAPSTVFRCLLGEQSQLILNGQYVKPAALQTEGFEFAYPQLKMALENILASG
- a CDS encoding ABZJ_00895 family protein, whose translation is MTKLRSYFLWFFGLCIVLTLIVGVVAALLPASVGGILTAVPYLGAMIFVLFKFLKKERRAPTVPEKKKFTLGFTLIFWGYNLCGVLFGLFLFSRKDPEILQNFMLYLKQPQFLSIMVIMLLMLAIPLYLITYWFYGKQAQRMADKMFNVQ
- a CDS encoding VOC family protein, whose product is MNNIAYFEIQSSNPARDAQFYQTVFGWQFKLDENLPIEYYRIETPSTMGGLLKRPAQTPPMEYGTNAFTCSVQVENFDEVAAKILAQGGIVAMDKFAIPGRAWHGYFVDLDHNVFGIFQVDENAA
- a CDS encoding OsmC family protein, with the protein product MAIHKYEVKIQWEGNTGTGTSSYRSYKRDFSIQHPQKTTIQGSSDPAYLGDVTRWNPEDLLVASASACHKLWYLHLCAVNHIHVLSYVDKALGFMEDADPVKRGHFTQIILRPEIVLEKGADQELAAKLHEEAHHECMIANSVNFPITCEASFSFAE
- the sbcD gene encoding exonuclease SbcCD subunit D produces the protein MSVSMSVHFLHTSDWHLGQFFYNHSRHYEHQQFLSWLLTQIQEKQPHALLIAGDIFDVINPGSQAQKQLYQFLADAHRIAPHMQTLMIAGNHDSGYRIEQVEPLLEKYNAKTVGVVRWNEDKTLDLDRLLLPIYNQNQEIVAWCLALPFLRSAEITGFNEHTTNSKNAITYLHQQLIAEAKRRKTPDQALILMSHAHMQGGETSDSERPIIIGNEEALSTTLFEDAVDYVALGHLHKPQKVGQPHIRYSGSPIPLSFSEINYKHQVVEVKIDPSQEADCRLQFEAVEIPRCIQLHRIRGELNEVLQQLKALPHGVIENIDHREYVDIEYYSLTPPQPNLRQQFEAALPPDRYRLVRISRQYVNKDTTDSNATQQIALEPPTPEKLFQNIWEKQGYSADDTVLKDFLSLVQEAQKNLENDATP